CTCCCGGCGGAAGGGCTGCTCTCGCGCCGTATCTCCGTGGGCGAGCACTTCCGGCGGATGGAACGGCGGTTCGGGACGGGAGATGCGGGGCCGCTGATCGCGCGGCTGGACGTGGGCGGCTTCATGGGGCGGATGCCAGGGCAGCTTTCCACCGGCCAGCGGCGGCGGGTGGAGATCGCGCTGGCACTCCTGCGGCGGCCTGCATGTCTCGTCGCCGACGAGCCCTTCGCCGGCATCGCCCCGGCGGACGCGGAGGCGATCGGCGATGAGCTGCGGGCGCTCGCATCCACCGGCTGCGCGGTCCTCATCACCGGCCACGAGGTCGCCGCCGTCATGCGCGTGGCGGACACGGTCGTGTGGATGACCTCCGGCACCGCCTACACCCTCGGCCCGCCCGCGGAGGCGATGAAGCACCACGGCTTCAAACGGGATTATCTCGGGCCCGGGACGGTGCTGCGGGGGTGAGGGTGGATGAGCGACGGGCTGACGGGTGCAGACCGGGAAGTTCGGCGCGGCGGCATCGCTCGGGCGGGTAAACTCGCGGGCTACGAAGGCGCGAAGGTCACCTGCGTGCCTGCATCCGCGGCATCCTCGTGGCGCAGGCGACGTCGTATCAGCAAATGTGGTGGTTCACATCGACGCCGGGAGATCACGCGAGGCGAGAAGTCGCCGGCCGTGCATCTCCCGGCGCCGTCTGTTGCTGCGGGTGGTGCGGGAGATGCGCATTGTCCGCGCTCCGACCATGCGTGCGCGACGATCCGCAGAGGTGCAGTGATGGACCCATGCCGCCGTGAGATGATGCGCGGCTGTCTGCCGTGAGCGCGTTCTTTCCGCCGGGCGGCGGGCGCGCGGCGGATGCGGAGCAGCGGCCGTTCGTCTCGCGCGCGTGGGCGTGGCTGCGCGCGGATGCGCCGGGCACGCGCGATCACGTGCTCACGCGCGAGCTGTTCCTGCGGCTCCTCGGC
The sequence above is a segment of the Longimicrobiaceae bacterium genome. Coding sequences within it:
- a CDS encoding ABC transporter ATP-binding protein, with the translated sequence MTEALAADGVGKSFGERRVLSAASVWVSAGQVVALFGRNGAGKSTLIRIVLGLMAADHGQVRFRGKIVERPKLHRLAADGLFYLPAEGLLSRRISVGEHFRRMERRFGTGDAGPLIARLDVGGFMGRMPGQLSTGQRRRVEIALALLRRPACLVADEPFAGIAPADAEAIGDELRALASTGCAVLITGHEVAAVMRVADTVVWMTSGTAYTLGPPAEAMKHHGFKRDYLGPGTVLRG